A region from the Onthophagus taurus isolate NC chromosome 8, IU_Otau_3.0, whole genome shotgun sequence genome encodes:
- the LOC111425316 gene encoding SERPINE1 mRNA-binding protein 1-like isoform X6 — protein MENSYGIGVENRYALFLDDESDPLETIKLKEQEKELKKKTKVAEKENKVKTEAPAKGKTALPQKKVVKDPPNHKIQDNKREEGKPIPRSNDNKPERPYNKFNNENREERNNRRNREDRPYNGPDNKDERPRRDGDNFENRRGRPLANKMGGGGGGRGGPRRNFDDRRGKRDFDRQSGSDKTGVKPVDKRDGAGAHNWGSHKDVIDEADKTNEETWTTGGENKPETTEPPTEIKEPEQEREPPTPVEEEAKELTLDEWKATQKAGRLRPQYNIRKAGEGEDPSQWKKMYELSKKKEEEEESEDEEYDASEYPQRVGRQKHVLDINIHFNDSRRAGLGRGRGGRGGGRGGRNNREGRERPTGTGGTGTGRGGGGGSGGDRFRGNEEQQAGGGVGGEDRIDNRGAPKVDDERDFPSLG, from the exons ATGGAGAACTCCTACGGCATCGGTGTGGAGAACCGTTACGCGCTTTTCCTCGATGACGAATCGGACCCGTTGGAAACGATTAAATTGAAGGAGCAAGAGAAAGAGCTGAAAAAGAAGACGAAGGTTGCCGAGAAGGAAAACAAGGTTAAGACCGAAGCCCCGGCTAAAGGCAAGACCGCACTGCCCCAGAAGAAGGTCGTTAAAGATCCACCAAATCATAAAATACAAGATAACAAGCGCGAAG aaggTAAACCCATTCCAAGGTCAAACGATAACAAACCAGAACGCCCCTACAATAAATTCAACAACGAAAACCGAGAGGAAAGGAATAACAGGCGGAATCGCGAAGATAGACCTTACAATGGACCGgataataa ggATGAACGACCACGAAGGGACGGggacaattttgaaaatcgccgAGGCAGGCCTTTGGCGAACAAAATGGgtggaggaggaggaggacgTGGAGGACCAAGACGCAATTTCGATGACCGACGTGGGAAAAGGGACTTTGATAGGCAAAGCGGATCGGACAAAAC AGGAGTCAAGCCCGTTGACAAACGCGATGGCGCAGGCGCTCATAATTGGGGCTCCCATAAAGATGTCATTGa TGAAGCAGATAAAACGAATGAGGAAACGTGGACTACTGGAGGAGAAAATAAACCGGAAACGACTGAACCCCCGACCGagattaa ggAACCCGAACAGGAACGAGAACCACCGACGCCCGTGGAAGAGGAAGCGAAAGAGCTCACTTTGGACGAATGGAAAGCGACCCAAAAGGCTGGACGATTGAGACCGCAATATAATATACGTAAAGCTGGCGAAGGAGAGGACCCAAGTCAATGGAAGAAAATGTACGAATTGAGCAAGaaaaaggaagaagaagag gAATCTGAGGATGAAGAATATGATGCAAGTGAATATCCCCAACGTGTTGGACGTCAAAAACATGTACTGGACATCAATATACATTTTAATGATAGCAGGAGAGCGGGATTGGGACGTGGACGTGGTGGACGCGGTGGTGGAAGGGGTGGACGCAATAATCGGGAAGGACGTGAAAGACCAACGGGAACTGGAGGAACTGGAACTGGACgtggcggcggcggcggcagCGGTGGTGATCGTTTCCGGGGAAATGAAGAACAA CAGGCTGGTGGTGGTGTTGGTGGAGAAGATAGGATTGATAACCGTGGTGCGCCTAAGGTGGATGACGAGCGTGACTTCCCATCCCTGggttaa
- the LOC111425316 gene encoding SERPINE1 mRNA-binding protein 1-like isoform X5, with product MENSYGIGVENRYALFLDDESDPLETIKLKEQEKELKKKTKVAEKENKVKTEAPAKGKTALPQKKVVKDPPNHKIQDNKREEGKPIPRSNDNKPERPYNKFNNENREERNNRRNREDRPYNGPDNKDERPRRDGDNFENRRGRPLANKMGGGGGGRGGPRRNFDDRRGKRDFDRQSGSDKTGVKPVDKRDGAGAHNWGSHKDVIDSEADKTNEETWTTGGENKPETTEPPTEIKEPEQEREPPTPVEEEAKELTLDEWKATQKAGRLRPQYNIRKAGEGEDPSQWKKMYELSKKKEEEEESEDEEYDASEYPQRVGRQKHVLDINIHFNDSRRAGLGRGRGGRGGGRGGRNNREGRERPTGTGGTGTGRGGGGGSGGDRFRGNEEQQAGGGVGGEDRIDNRGAPKVDDERDFPSLG from the exons ATGGAGAACTCCTACGGCATCGGTGTGGAGAACCGTTACGCGCTTTTCCTCGATGACGAATCGGACCCGTTGGAAACGATTAAATTGAAGGAGCAAGAGAAAGAGCTGAAAAAGAAGACGAAGGTTGCCGAGAAGGAAAACAAGGTTAAGACCGAAGCCCCGGCTAAAGGCAAGACCGCACTGCCCCAGAAGAAGGTCGTTAAAGATCCACCAAATCATAAAATACAAGATAACAAGCGCGAAG aaggTAAACCCATTCCAAGGTCAAACGATAACAAACCAGAACGCCCCTACAATAAATTCAACAACGAAAACCGAGAGGAAAGGAATAACAGGCGGAATCGCGAAGATAGACCTTACAATGGACCGgataataa ggATGAACGACCACGAAGGGACGGggacaattttgaaaatcgccgAGGCAGGCCTTTGGCGAACAAAATGGgtggaggaggaggaggacgTGGAGGACCAAGACGCAATTTCGATGACCGACGTGGGAAAAGGGACTTTGATAGGCAAAGCGGATCGGACAAAAC AGGAGTCAAGCCCGTTGACAAACGCGATGGCGCAGGCGCTCATAATTGGGGCTCCCATAAAGATGTCATTGa TAGTGAAGCAGATAAAACGAATGAGGAAACGTGGACTACTGGAGGAGAAAATAAACCGGAAACGACTGAACCCCCGACCGagattaa ggAACCCGAACAGGAACGAGAACCACCGACGCCCGTGGAAGAGGAAGCGAAAGAGCTCACTTTGGACGAATGGAAAGCGACCCAAAAGGCTGGACGATTGAGACCGCAATATAATATACGTAAAGCTGGCGAAGGAGAGGACCCAAGTCAATGGAAGAAAATGTACGAATTGAGCAAGaaaaaggaagaagaagag gAATCTGAGGATGAAGAATATGATGCAAGTGAATATCCCCAACGTGTTGGACGTCAAAAACATGTACTGGACATCAATATACATTTTAATGATAGCAGGAGAGCGGGATTGGGACGTGGACGTGGTGGACGCGGTGGTGGAAGGGGTGGACGCAATAATCGGGAAGGACGTGAAAGACCAACGGGAACTGGAGGAACTGGAACTGGACgtggcggcggcggcggcagCGGTGGTGATCGTTTCCGGGGAAATGAAGAACAA CAGGCTGGTGGTGGTGTTGGTGGAGAAGATAGGATTGATAACCGTGGTGCGCCTAAGGTGGATGACGAGCGTGACTTCCCATCCCTGggttaa
- the LOC111425316 gene encoding SERPINE1 mRNA-binding protein 1-like isoform X3, with protein MENSYGIGVENRYALFLDDESDPLETIKLKEQEKELKKKTKVAEKENKVKTEAPAKGKTALPQKKVVKDPPNHKIQDNKREEGKPIPRSNDNKPERPYNKFNNENREERNNRRNREDRPYNGPDNKDERPRRDGDNFENRRGRPLANKMGGGGGGRGGPRRNFDDRRGKRDFDRQSGSDKTRHGYRGVKPVDKRDGAGAHNWGSHKDVIDEADKTNEETWTTGGENKPETTEPPTEIKEPEQEREPPTPVEEEAKELTLDEWKATQKAGRLRPQYNIRKAGEGEDPSQWKKMYELSKKKEEEEESEDEEYDASEYPQRVGRQKHVLDINIHFNDSRRAGLGRGRGGRGGGRGGRNNREGRERPTGTGGTGTGRGGGGGSGGDRFRGNEEQQAGGGVGGEDRIDNRGAPKVDDERDFPSLG; from the exons ATGGAGAACTCCTACGGCATCGGTGTGGAGAACCGTTACGCGCTTTTCCTCGATGACGAATCGGACCCGTTGGAAACGATTAAATTGAAGGAGCAAGAGAAAGAGCTGAAAAAGAAGACGAAGGTTGCCGAGAAGGAAAACAAGGTTAAGACCGAAGCCCCGGCTAAAGGCAAGACCGCACTGCCCCAGAAGAAGGTCGTTAAAGATCCACCAAATCATAAAATACAAGATAACAAGCGCGAAG aaggTAAACCCATTCCAAGGTCAAACGATAACAAACCAGAACGCCCCTACAATAAATTCAACAACGAAAACCGAGAGGAAAGGAATAACAGGCGGAATCGCGAAGATAGACCTTACAATGGACCGgataataa ggATGAACGACCACGAAGGGACGGggacaattttgaaaatcgccgAGGCAGGCCTTTGGCGAACAAAATGGgtggaggaggaggaggacgTGGAGGACCAAGACGCAATTTCGATGACCGACGTGGGAAAAGGGACTTTGATAGGCAAAGCGGATCGGACAAAAC CAGGCATGGTTACAGAGGAGTCAAGCCCGTTGACAAACGCGATGGCGCAGGCGCTCATAATTGGGGCTCCCATAAAGATGTCATTGa TGAAGCAGATAAAACGAATGAGGAAACGTGGACTACTGGAGGAGAAAATAAACCGGAAACGACTGAACCCCCGACCGagattaa ggAACCCGAACAGGAACGAGAACCACCGACGCCCGTGGAAGAGGAAGCGAAAGAGCTCACTTTGGACGAATGGAAAGCGACCCAAAAGGCTGGACGATTGAGACCGCAATATAATATACGTAAAGCTGGCGAAGGAGAGGACCCAAGTCAATGGAAGAAAATGTACGAATTGAGCAAGaaaaaggaagaagaagag gAATCTGAGGATGAAGAATATGATGCAAGTGAATATCCCCAACGTGTTGGACGTCAAAAACATGTACTGGACATCAATATACATTTTAATGATAGCAGGAGAGCGGGATTGGGACGTGGACGTGGTGGACGCGGTGGTGGAAGGGGTGGACGCAATAATCGGGAAGGACGTGAAAGACCAACGGGAACTGGAGGAACTGGAACTGGACgtggcggcggcggcggcagCGGTGGTGATCGTTTCCGGGGAAATGAAGAACAA CAGGCTGGTGGTGGTGTTGGTGGAGAAGATAGGATTGATAACCGTGGTGCGCCTAAGGTGGATGACGAGCGTGACTTCCCATCCCTGggttaa
- the LOC111425316 gene encoding SERPINE1 mRNA-binding protein 1-like isoform X1, protein MENSYGIGVENRYALFLDDESDPLETIKLKEQEKELKKKTKVAEKENKVKTEAPAKGKTALPQKKVVKDPPNHKIQDNKREEGKPIPRSNDNKPERPYNKFNNENREERNNRRNREDRPYNGPDNKDERPRRDGDNFENRRGRPLANKMGGGGGGRGGPRRNFDDRRGKRDFDRQSGSDKTRHGYRGVKPVDKRDGAGAHNWGSHKDVIDSEADKTNEETWTTGGENKPETTEPPTEIKEPEQEREPPTPVEEEAKELTLDEWKATQKAGRLRPQYNIRKAGEGEDPSQWKKMYELSKKKEEEEESEDEEYDASEYPQRVGRQKHVLDINIHFNDSRRAGLGRGRGGRGGGRGGRNNREGRERPTGTGGTGTGRGGGGGSGGDRFRGNEEQQAGGGVGGEDRIDNRGAPKVDDERDFPSLG, encoded by the exons ATGGAGAACTCCTACGGCATCGGTGTGGAGAACCGTTACGCGCTTTTCCTCGATGACGAATCGGACCCGTTGGAAACGATTAAATTGAAGGAGCAAGAGAAAGAGCTGAAAAAGAAGACGAAGGTTGCCGAGAAGGAAAACAAGGTTAAGACCGAAGCCCCGGCTAAAGGCAAGACCGCACTGCCCCAGAAGAAGGTCGTTAAAGATCCACCAAATCATAAAATACAAGATAACAAGCGCGAAG aaggTAAACCCATTCCAAGGTCAAACGATAACAAACCAGAACGCCCCTACAATAAATTCAACAACGAAAACCGAGAGGAAAGGAATAACAGGCGGAATCGCGAAGATAGACCTTACAATGGACCGgataataa ggATGAACGACCACGAAGGGACGGggacaattttgaaaatcgccgAGGCAGGCCTTTGGCGAACAAAATGGgtggaggaggaggaggacgTGGAGGACCAAGACGCAATTTCGATGACCGACGTGGGAAAAGGGACTTTGATAGGCAAAGCGGATCGGACAAAAC CAGGCATGGTTACAGAGGAGTCAAGCCCGTTGACAAACGCGATGGCGCAGGCGCTCATAATTGGGGCTCCCATAAAGATGTCATTGa TAGTGAAGCAGATAAAACGAATGAGGAAACGTGGACTACTGGAGGAGAAAATAAACCGGAAACGACTGAACCCCCGACCGagattaa ggAACCCGAACAGGAACGAGAACCACCGACGCCCGTGGAAGAGGAAGCGAAAGAGCTCACTTTGGACGAATGGAAAGCGACCCAAAAGGCTGGACGATTGAGACCGCAATATAATATACGTAAAGCTGGCGAAGGAGAGGACCCAAGTCAATGGAAGAAAATGTACGAATTGAGCAAGaaaaaggaagaagaagag gAATCTGAGGATGAAGAATATGATGCAAGTGAATATCCCCAACGTGTTGGACGTCAAAAACATGTACTGGACATCAATATACATTTTAATGATAGCAGGAGAGCGGGATTGGGACGTGGACGTGGTGGACGCGGTGGTGGAAGGGGTGGACGCAATAATCGGGAAGGACGTGAAAGACCAACGGGAACTGGAGGAACTGGAACTGGACgtggcggcggcggcggcagCGGTGGTGATCGTTTCCGGGGAAATGAAGAACAA CAGGCTGGTGGTGGTGTTGGTGGAGAAGATAGGATTGATAACCGTGGTGCGCCTAAGGTGGATGACGAGCGTGACTTCCCATCCCTGggttaa
- the LOC111425316 gene encoding SERPINE1 mRNA-binding protein 1-like isoform X4 has protein sequence MENSYGIGVENRYALFLDDESDPLETIKLKEQEKELKKKTKVAEKENKVKTEAPAKGKTALPQKKVVKDPPNHKIQDNKREEGKPIPRSNDNKPERPYNKFNNENREERNNRRNREDRPYNGPDNKDERPRRDGDNFENRRGRPLANKMGGGGGGRGGPRRNFDDRRGKRDFDRQSGSDKTHGYRGVKPVDKRDGAGAHNWGSHKDVIDEADKTNEETWTTGGENKPETTEPPTEIKEPEQEREPPTPVEEEAKELTLDEWKATQKAGRLRPQYNIRKAGEGEDPSQWKKMYELSKKKEEEEESEDEEYDASEYPQRVGRQKHVLDINIHFNDSRRAGLGRGRGGRGGGRGGRNNREGRERPTGTGGTGTGRGGGGGSGGDRFRGNEEQQAGGGVGGEDRIDNRGAPKVDDERDFPSLG, from the exons ATGGAGAACTCCTACGGCATCGGTGTGGAGAACCGTTACGCGCTTTTCCTCGATGACGAATCGGACCCGTTGGAAACGATTAAATTGAAGGAGCAAGAGAAAGAGCTGAAAAAGAAGACGAAGGTTGCCGAGAAGGAAAACAAGGTTAAGACCGAAGCCCCGGCTAAAGGCAAGACCGCACTGCCCCAGAAGAAGGTCGTTAAAGATCCACCAAATCATAAAATACAAGATAACAAGCGCGAAG aaggTAAACCCATTCCAAGGTCAAACGATAACAAACCAGAACGCCCCTACAATAAATTCAACAACGAAAACCGAGAGGAAAGGAATAACAGGCGGAATCGCGAAGATAGACCTTACAATGGACCGgataataa ggATGAACGACCACGAAGGGACGGggacaattttgaaaatcgccgAGGCAGGCCTTTGGCGAACAAAATGGgtggaggaggaggaggacgTGGAGGACCAAGACGCAATTTCGATGACCGACGTGGGAAAAGGGACTTTGATAGGCAAAGCGGATCGGACAAAAC GCATGGTTACAGAGGAGTCAAGCCCGTTGACAAACGCGATGGCGCAGGCGCTCATAATTGGGGCTCCCATAAAGATGTCATTGa TGAAGCAGATAAAACGAATGAGGAAACGTGGACTACTGGAGGAGAAAATAAACCGGAAACGACTGAACCCCCGACCGagattaa ggAACCCGAACAGGAACGAGAACCACCGACGCCCGTGGAAGAGGAAGCGAAAGAGCTCACTTTGGACGAATGGAAAGCGACCCAAAAGGCTGGACGATTGAGACCGCAATATAATATACGTAAAGCTGGCGAAGGAGAGGACCCAAGTCAATGGAAGAAAATGTACGAATTGAGCAAGaaaaaggaagaagaagag gAATCTGAGGATGAAGAATATGATGCAAGTGAATATCCCCAACGTGTTGGACGTCAAAAACATGTACTGGACATCAATATACATTTTAATGATAGCAGGAGAGCGGGATTGGGACGTGGACGTGGTGGACGCGGTGGTGGAAGGGGTGGACGCAATAATCGGGAAGGACGTGAAAGACCAACGGGAACTGGAGGAACTGGAACTGGACgtggcggcggcggcggcagCGGTGGTGATCGTTTCCGGGGAAATGAAGAACAA CAGGCTGGTGGTGGTGTTGGTGGAGAAGATAGGATTGATAACCGTGGTGCGCCTAAGGTGGATGACGAGCGTGACTTCCCATCCCTGggttaa
- the LOC111425316 gene encoding SERPINE1 mRNA-binding protein 1-like isoform X2 — translation MENSYGIGVENRYALFLDDESDPLETIKLKEQEKELKKKTKVAEKENKVKTEAPAKGKTALPQKKVVKDPPNHKIQDNKREEGKPIPRSNDNKPERPYNKFNNENREERNNRRNREDRPYNGPDNKDERPRRDGDNFENRRGRPLANKMGGGGGGRGGPRRNFDDRRGKRDFDRQSGSDKTHGYRGVKPVDKRDGAGAHNWGSHKDVIDSEADKTNEETWTTGGENKPETTEPPTEIKEPEQEREPPTPVEEEAKELTLDEWKATQKAGRLRPQYNIRKAGEGEDPSQWKKMYELSKKKEEEEESEDEEYDASEYPQRVGRQKHVLDINIHFNDSRRAGLGRGRGGRGGGRGGRNNREGRERPTGTGGTGTGRGGGGGSGGDRFRGNEEQQAGGGVGGEDRIDNRGAPKVDDERDFPSLG, via the exons ATGGAGAACTCCTACGGCATCGGTGTGGAGAACCGTTACGCGCTTTTCCTCGATGACGAATCGGACCCGTTGGAAACGATTAAATTGAAGGAGCAAGAGAAAGAGCTGAAAAAGAAGACGAAGGTTGCCGAGAAGGAAAACAAGGTTAAGACCGAAGCCCCGGCTAAAGGCAAGACCGCACTGCCCCAGAAGAAGGTCGTTAAAGATCCACCAAATCATAAAATACAAGATAACAAGCGCGAAG aaggTAAACCCATTCCAAGGTCAAACGATAACAAACCAGAACGCCCCTACAATAAATTCAACAACGAAAACCGAGAGGAAAGGAATAACAGGCGGAATCGCGAAGATAGACCTTACAATGGACCGgataataa ggATGAACGACCACGAAGGGACGGggacaattttgaaaatcgccgAGGCAGGCCTTTGGCGAACAAAATGGgtggaggaggaggaggacgTGGAGGACCAAGACGCAATTTCGATGACCGACGTGGGAAAAGGGACTTTGATAGGCAAAGCGGATCGGACAAAAC GCATGGTTACAGAGGAGTCAAGCCCGTTGACAAACGCGATGGCGCAGGCGCTCATAATTGGGGCTCCCATAAAGATGTCATTGa TAGTGAAGCAGATAAAACGAATGAGGAAACGTGGACTACTGGAGGAGAAAATAAACCGGAAACGACTGAACCCCCGACCGagattaa ggAACCCGAACAGGAACGAGAACCACCGACGCCCGTGGAAGAGGAAGCGAAAGAGCTCACTTTGGACGAATGGAAAGCGACCCAAAAGGCTGGACGATTGAGACCGCAATATAATATACGTAAAGCTGGCGAAGGAGAGGACCCAAGTCAATGGAAGAAAATGTACGAATTGAGCAAGaaaaaggaagaagaagag gAATCTGAGGATGAAGAATATGATGCAAGTGAATATCCCCAACGTGTTGGACGTCAAAAACATGTACTGGACATCAATATACATTTTAATGATAGCAGGAGAGCGGGATTGGGACGTGGACGTGGTGGACGCGGTGGTGGAAGGGGTGGACGCAATAATCGGGAAGGACGTGAAAGACCAACGGGAACTGGAGGAACTGGAACTGGACgtggcggcggcggcggcagCGGTGGTGATCGTTTCCGGGGAAATGAAGAACAA CAGGCTGGTGGTGGTGTTGGTGGAGAAGATAGGATTGATAACCGTGGTGCGCCTAAGGTGGATGACGAGCGTGACTTCCCATCCCTGggttaa